The genome window CAATGACAGGAATTCCCGCAATGACGGAATTCTAGACGGAATTCTAGTTCAAGATTACAACCTCAGTTTCTAGCTCTATACCAAAGCTTTCTTTTACCTTACTTTTGGCTAGATTTATTAGCCAAAAAGCCTCATCAAAACTACCTTTGCCGTGATTTATAAGAAAATTAGCATGCTTAGCTGAAAGCTCGCAATCGCCTATTTTATAGCCTTTTAAGCCCACAGCTTCTATCAGCCTGCCAGCACTATCGTTTGGCGGATTTTTAAAAATTGAGCCAAAACTAGCACCTTTTGGCTGATTTTTTCTAGCCTCGTTAAAATCAGCCAAAAGCCCCTCATCAAAGCCCTTAACCGCTCTAAAAACAGCCTCAAAAATCACGCCTTTTATATCACTTTTTCGGTAAGCAAAACCGCACTCATCTTTACTAAGAGTAGCAGAGCTAGTCCGCACTTCAAGCAAGGTATCGCTAATAGAGCGTCCTTTTAGTCCTGCGTTCATTTTGATTAATCCACCAAGGCTGCCAGGCACTGAGGCGCAGAGCTCAAAGCCCTTTAAATCATGCTTTTTAGCAAAGGCAAAAATATCTCTTGCGTTTGTTTTTGCACCTATTCGCAAAATATCATTATCCAGCTTTATATAATCAAACTTGTCCCCAAGCATTGCTAGGGCTTGTTTTGGTGCGCCAACTAGCAAATTACAAGCCTTGCCGATGATAAAACCATCAAAGTCGCAAACTTCATTAAGCTCTGCTACTTCAAGCTCTGCGCCGATTTTTACAGAGCTAAACTTGCTAAAATCTACTTTCATCACTGAATAAAGGTGGGAATTCTATTTAGCACGCCACGAGTAAAATCCATCATTTCATTCATCATCCAAGGCATGAGAAAGATAAGAATAACAACAACAAGCAAAATTTTTGGCACGAAACTTAGCGTCATTTCGTTTATCTGCGTGGTGGCTTGAAAAATACTAATAATAAGTCCAGCCACAAGTCCAGCTAAAAGCATAGGCAAAGCTAGCATTAAAGCAATCTTAAAGGTCTCAACCCCAAGTCCTACTAAATCATTTTGCATTAAGAATTCCTTATATCCAAATACTCGCTAGGCACGAGATAATCGCTAGTTTTTATCTTTTGGCTATAAAAGCCGTGAGTGTATCCTAGCTCAAAAAACTTATCAAGAGCTTCTATCTGGACCTCGCTAAGCTCTATGCTCTCATCATTTGCGTAGAGTTCTAAGTATTTTGCTAGGTTTTTATCATCTACTCTTACAACGCCTCTTTCAAGTAGCATAGCACTTAGAGTGTTTTTGTGCGCTCTTGCTAAAATAACAGCTTTTTTAAGCAGGTTTTGCGTGGCTATTGCGTCATTTAAAGGCAGGCTTCTGCGAATAGCCATGCCACCAAGTGGCAGTGGTAGCTTTTCAGTGCCAGCAAGCTCGCACCAAATATCCCAAAGCTCACGCTCTACCCTAAGCTCATCGCTAAAGTCCAAAATGCTCTCGTGAATCAGCACGCCAGCATCCACCTGTCCTGATAAAACTGCCTTTTCAATATCTAAAAAGTTCATATAAACAGCTCTTGCATCAGGATAAGCGATAGAAAAAAGCAGAGCATTACTCGTGTGCTTGCCACTAAGGGCGACTTTGAAATTGCGCTTTAAAACGGCGTTTTTTTTGACAATTAGCTTTGGTCCATAGCCACGCCCAAAGCTAGTAGCAGTATCAAGCAGGGCATAGTCGCTAGAAATGTGCGGATAAAGCCCAAAGCTTATGGCACAAACATCATAAATGCCCTTTAAGCACGAAAGATTAAGGCTTTCTATATCATCAGCCTTTGCGCTAAGCTTTAGTCTCTCATCACTAGCCCAGCCAAAAGCAATAGCCGCATACATAAAAATATCATCAGCATCAGGCGAATGCGCTACGCTAATGTTTTTACTAAATTTATTCAAAATTTTGCCTTTAATGTGCTGTTTTTAAGTCTTTTTTGTCTTTGCCTTTTTCAGCGATAGAAACCCAGTAAGCAAAGCCAACACCCCAAATCGCTACAACAGTAGCTAGTATAGTAAAAGTATCAAAAGTAAAAGTCATTTTTCTATCCTTTTTGCTATATAAGAAACTAAGCTTAAAAAAATACAGCCGACAATAGCTACATAAACACCGCTTATTTCGTCTTTTTGGTAGTAAAATACCTTTAAAAAACCACCAGCGATGAGAGCCACAGCAACATTTGCCAAAGCATTAAAAGTAATTTTTTGCCATTCTTTCATATTTTGCCTTTTAGCAAAGATTATAACATATTTAAAAAATTTTTTAAGCAATTTACGCAAAATTTTTAAGCATTTTTGCTACAATTAGCACTAAATTTTTTTTAATTCTCACAGGATAAACAATGGATGAAAATAAGAAAAAAAGCTTAGAACTTGCTATAAAGCAGATTGATAAGCAATTTGGCAAAGGCACGATTCTACGCATGGGCGATAGAGAAATCGAGCCAATAGATGCGATAAATACAGGCTCTTTGGGGCTTGACCTTGCCCTTGGTATAGGTGGAGTGCCAAAAGGTCGTATTGTAGAGATTTATGGGCCTGAGAGCAGTGGTAAGACCACGCTTACCCTTCATCTAATCGCCCAGTGCCAAAAGGCTGGTGGAGTGTGCGCTTTTGTGGATGCTGAACACGCCTTAGATCCAAATTATGCTAAAAATCTTGGCGTAGACATCGATAATCTTTATATCTCTCAGCCTGATTTTGGTGAGCAGGCACTAGATGTAGTTGAAACCCTTGCTAGAAGCGGTGCTGTGGATCTAATAGTCGTAGATAGCGTAGCAGCCCTTACGCCAAAAAACGAAATAGATGGCGACATGGGAGATCAGCATGTAGGACTTCAAGCTCGCCTTATGAGTCAAGCCTTGCGCAAGCTTACAAGTGTAGTTCACAAAATGGGCTCAACTGTGATTTTCATAAACCAAATCCGTATGAAAATCGGCGCAATGGGCTATGGCACTCCAGAGACTACCACAGGTGGAAATGCGCTAAAGTTTTACTCATCTGTGCGTATAGATGTGCGCAGAATCGCCACGCTAAAACAAGGCGAGGATCCAGTGGGAAATAGAGTTCGTGTAAAAGTCGTAAAAAACAAAGTAGCACCGCCATTTAAACAAGCTGAGTTTGACATTATGTTTGGTGAGGGCATAAGTAGAGAGGGCGAGCTAATGGATTATGGCGTAAAGCTTGATATAATCGATAAAAGCGGTGCGTGGTTTAGCTACGGCAGCACCAAGCTAGGTCAAGGCAGAGAAAACGCAAAAGCCTTCTTAAAAGAAAATGAAGCCATAGCAACTGAAATAGAAAACAAAATTAGAGAAAATATAGGCGATGCGCTAAGTGGTAGTGCTGAACCTGATGAAGGAGAAAATAATGAGTAAAATAGCAAATATAAGTGCTTTAGAGGTATTTGATAGCCGCGGAAATCCAACCGTGCAAGCTCGCATCACGCTAGAAAGCGGCGTAAGCGCAAGCGCAATCGTGCCAAGCGGGGCAAGCACAGGCAAAAGGGAGGCTTTAGAACTTCGTGATGGCGATGCAAACCGCCTAAACAAAAAAGGCGTGCTAAAAGCAGTAGAAAATGTAAATACGCTAATTGCCGAGAAACTTAAAGGTCAGTGCGTGTTTAATCAAGCAAAGATTGATAGTACAATGCTAGCACTTGATGGCACAGATAATTACAGCAAACTAGGCGCAAACGCAGTTTTGGGCGTATCTATGGCAGCAGCAAGGGCAGCAGCATCTGAGCTAAATATCCCACTATATCGCTACCTTGGTGGCGCAAATGCTAGAATCTTGCCTGTGCCTATGCTAAATATCATAAATGGTGGAGCACACGCAAACAATAATATCGATTTTCAAGAGTTTATGATTATGCCTTTTGGCTTTGCTAGCTTTAAAGATGCATTTTGTGCAGCAGCTACGATATATGCTAATCTAAAAGGAATTCTAGGCTCTAGTGGCCAAAGCACAGCTGTAGGCGATGAGGGCGGTTTTGCGCCAAATTTTGCTAGCAATGAAGAGGCTATCAAAGTCATCATGGAAGCAATAGAAAAATCAGGCTACAAAGCAGGCGAGCAAATAAAAATCGCTTTGGATGTAGCAGCTAGCGAATTTTACGAAAATGGCGTTTATAACTTCGGCGGCAAAAGCCACTCAAGCGATGAAATGATCGCACTTTATAGCGATTTAGTAGCAAAATATCCTATTTTTTCTATAGAAGACGGACTTAGTGAGGATGACTGGGAGGGCTGGGCGAAGCTTACAAAAGCCCTTGGCGCAAAAACACAGCTAGTAGGCGATGATCTTTTTGTAACAAATACAAAAATCCTAGCTCGTGGCATTGAAGCAGGCGTAGCAAATGCTATCTTAATCAAGCCAAATCAAATCGGCTCAGTAAGCCAAACTATGGGTGCTGTGCGCCTAGCACAACGCAGCGGATATCGCACGATAATGAGCCACAGAAGCGGCGAGAGCGAGGATAGCTTCATCGCTGATTTTGCTGTGGCGCTAAATACAGCGCAGATAAAGACAGGCTCAACCGCTCGCAGTGACCGCATGGCAAAATACAACCGCTTGCTTGAAATCGAGCATGAGAGCGATGGCGAGTATTTGGGACATGAAATCTAGGAAATCTAGAATTCTTAGAATTTTAGTTTGGGAATTCTAGTTTTAGCCTTAGGAATTCTAGAATTTAACTTGGAATTCTAGAATTCTTAGAATTTTATTTTGGGAATTCTAGAATTCTAGAATTTTAACTTAGGAATTCTAGAATTCCTCTGTTTAGAGTATTGCCAAAAGTAACAAAATGAGCGAAATTTTAGACCACTTACCAAAGCAAAGGCGCAAAAAAAACACAAAAGCCTTGTTAGCTTACGGCGCAATGGCAGTTTGCGTGATCTTTGCTGGCTGGTATATAGGCAATATACTTTTTGGCGCGCGTGGGCTTGATGTGATGCTTGATTTACACGCAAAGCGTGAACAGCTAAGCAAACAAGTAAGCGAGCTACAACAAGAAAACGCAAAACTTCAAAAAGACTATTTTGAGCTCATCGGGCTTGATCCTGAGAGAAACTGAGGAGATGATGAAATATTTATATTTGCTGGCGTGTTTGTTGCCGCTTTTGGCTTTTGGTAGGGACAATCCTTTTATCTCTACTACTTTGGCTGATTCAAATACTACAAATATCATTACAAAGCTAGCAGGTTTTAGCCAAACAAGCGTGAATTTGCCAAGTGATGCAAGAGAGCTAGAGGCCGTGGTTGTAGTCTATAAAAGCGTGGATGGCTCGCTAAAAGAAAAGCGTGTGGATATTAGGGCTAGTTTTGACTGGCGTGATACTATCTACATCAGCCGCCAAGCCATGCCAAAAAACGGCGAAGTGGTTGATGTCTCAGTCACAGCCCAAGGCAACATCACAGAAGCAAGAGCGATAACAAACCTCACAGAAGGCCCACCACTACAAGCCCTTGCCACACCAAGCCAAAAGACGCCACTAGCAAGTGCTGATATCGTAGCTGGCAGGATAAATGCCTATGCTAATAAAATCGTCATAAACACGCCTGATTTGCTGCTAAAAAGCTATGATAAAGGCTCACGCATTGTGATGGATTTTGAGAAAAAAAGTAAGTTTTTAACCCATAGTCGTGAGTTTGGCAACAAAACGCCTTTGCGCCGCGCAACCGTGGGTTCTCACGGTAAGTTTTATAGAGTGGTTTTGGAGTTAGATAAGAAGTATAAGTATTCTATTAGGCAAAATAGTTCGAGTTATACTATTTGGCTAGGAAAATAATAGTTGCTTATCGTTAGGCTTTAACTTGTGAGTGCTTTTTTTGGCGATTCGTCTCGCAGCACTATTATAAAAAAAGCCAGTTACGCGCGCCTTGGGATGGATTTCGTATCCTATCCCTGCGGCGCGCTCACTGCCTTTTGTCATACTAGCACCACGATACTAGAATCGCCGAGCAAGTTACAATCTAGGGAATTCTAGAGTTATTTAGGGAATTTTAGAATTCCGTCATTGCGAGGGAGCAAAGCGACCGAAGCAATCTCGTTTGGAGTTTAATAAAAAGCTTAATAAATGAGATTGCTTCGCTTCGCTCGCAATGACGAATTTTGAACAAGATTCTCGGGTCAAGCCCGAGAATGACACAATGTAGGTTGTGGGATGACATAGTGAGGAATTCTAGGGAATTTTAGAATTCCTAAGTTTTCTGTCATCCTCGGGCTTGACCCGAGGATCTCGGTGCTAGGGAATTCTAGAATTCCTTAGTGATTTTATAAATTATTTAAAAGAAAGTAGAGTTTTGAAAAGACAAGTATTTAGTTTGATATTCATTGTTTGGGCTAGGTTTTTTGGGCTTTTTGTGATTTTACCTGTGCTTAGTGCTTATGCTAGCGGAGAGGCGTGGCAAATAGGTCTAGCTGTGGGGGCGTATGCGCTAAGCCAGATAATATTTGCAGCACCCTTTGGGCATTTAAGCGATAAAATCGGTCGCAAAAAAGCCCTAGGCTTAGGTATCGCTATTTACGGCCTTGGCAGCGTGCTTTGCGCTATATTTAGCGATAGTATTTATCTGCTGATTTTGGGACGTTTTATTCAAGGTGCTGGCGCAGTTGGCGCTGTAGCAAGTGCCTTTATCGCTGATATAGTGCCAGAAAACTCCCGTTCAAAATACATGGCGCTTCTTGGCATGGGCGTTGGTATGGCCTTTGTGATTGCTATGATTTCAAGCCCTATTATAGCTAGCTATTTGGGGCTTAGTGCGCTATTTTGGCTTTGTGCTTTGCTTTGCGTGATTAGTGCTGTTATCTTGCTAGGTTTAGCCGAGCCAGAAAAACACGAGCATAATGAGACCACTACCACCTACGAGCTTATTAAAAACAAAAATGTTCGCATTTTAAGCCTTAGCAATTTTTTCCAAAAAATGTTTTTAAATGCTTTTTTTGTAAGCATAGGGCTTGTGCTTGTGGGGCAAATGGGCTTTGAGCGTGCTAGTTTGTGGCAGATTTATGCGCTGTGTGCGGTTTTTGGCTTTTTTTCTATGGGCGTGGCTGGATTTTTGGGCGATGCTAAGGGCAAGGCAAAAGAGCTATTTTTTGCTAGCGTGATTATTTTTGCGCTTAGTTTGCTTGTGTTTTTGATCTCACCAAGCTTTGAGAATATACTATTTGCCTTTGTTGGTGCGGTGCTATTTTTCATCGCATTTAGCCTTCAGGAGCCGATTTTACAAAGCCAAATGAGTAAATTAACAAAAGCAAAACGAGGCGTGGCCCTTGGCGTGCTAAATGCCTGTGGATACGGCGGTAGCTTTGTTGGCAGCTTGCTTGGGGCTAGCTACTTTGCGCCTTATGTTATGCTCGCACTTTGCGTGCTGTGGGTGCTAATGCTAGCTAAACTTGATAGAATTTAAGCAGATTTTAGGTAGATATTTGAGAAACTTTTTTGCATTTTTACTGGCATTTTCGCTGCCCACGGCTGTGCTTATAGGGCTTTTTGCTTTGCTAGCCTTTGTATTTTTTGCGCTTAGTTGGCTGTTTATTTTTGCGCTGCCTGTATTGCTTGGAGTTTTTGTGTATTTTTATTTTAAAAAAGGCAAAAAGAAAAACCGCTTCGTAGAAATAGACTTTGAGGCGCACAGAAGAAAGTTTAAGCACTAGGGAATTCTAGAATTCCTTTGTTTTTTTCTGGGGGTTAGGGGGTTTCTTTTTGGGAATTTTAGATTAGGGAATTTAGAATTCCCTAAAATTCGTCATTGCGAGGCTTTGAAAAAAAGAGGGAGCAATCTTATTTATTAAACCTTGAACGAGATTGCTTCACTTCGCTCGCAATGACGGAATTTTAAAATTCTTTGTGATGAGATTGTCCGGTCAAGCCGGACAATGACACAGAGCGGTCAAGCCGTACAATGACATAAGTAGTTAGGAATTCTAGAATTCCCTAGAAAAAATCTAGAATTCCTAGGAATTCTAGATTTTATGGTAATTGTTTAAATTACTATAAAGTGTTTTGAGGTTTGTTGTCAGCGTTATTTACTTTAGTATATACCACCTGAACTGATTTCTATACAGCCCATACCACTAACTTTTTCATCCGTTTCATTTTCATTATAACCTGTACAGCTTCGGGTGCCATTCCATCCAGTAATATTTGTTGATACAGTTGATTTTAAGAATTGTTGCATTGGAGCAGATTTCAAAACTGCTTTACAAACAGTATTATTGTTTTGTAAAACTGGCAGAAAAAAAACAATTCCTCTACCCTTATCATCTTCTGCAACTCCTATTTGTAGACAACTGTCTAAATCTTTATCAGTGTCAGCCTTACCAATCTCTAATATACCGTAAGAGCCACCATTCCTATTACTAAGATTTTTAAATTTTACATTTGTCATTACACTAAAATCTCTAGCAAATTCACCGTTTACAGCGTAATAGCTAGTAACATCACTTAAAAATGTGCGGATATTTGCTACAGTAGCTGCGATTTCAGCGTCAGTTCTTGTAGCAGCTAGGCGAGGGATAGCTACGCTAGCTAGAATTCCTAAGATAACGATCACGAAGATCAGCTCAATCATTGTAAAGCCCTTTTTCATGGCTAACTCCTTTAAATATTAAATGAATCGGTATTTTACTATGTTAATTACTAAACTTGGCTTAAAATAAGCTATTTTTTTGCTTTTGTTAATGTTTTATTAAGCGTTTTTTTTTTTTTTGTTAAAGTATTTTTGCTATGGAATTCTAGATTTTATTCTAGGGAATTTTGAACGGAATTTTGAACGAGATTGCTTCGTCGTTCGTTTTACTCACTCCTCGCAATGACGGAATTTTGGACGGAATTTTAGAATTCCTAGAGCAGAGATCCTCGGGTCAAGCCCGAGGATGACACGGTAGGGAATTCTAGATTAAGGAATTCTAGTTTAGGGAATTCTCTTTAAGGAATTCTCTTTAAGGAATTCTAGAATTCTAGAATTCCTAAGTAAAAAATACCCCCTAACCCCCAACCAGCGGATGCGAAGCAAAAAATAAGGAATTCTAGAATTCCCTAGCAAATTTTATTTCAAGCTAAGAGCCTCGCTTTTAGCCATTTGGTCGCAAAGCTCGTTTTCTGCGTGTCCTGCGTGCCCTTTTACCCACTGCGCTTTTACCTTGTGAAAAGCAAGCAGCTTTGCTAACTCTTGCCATAGTTCTTGGTTTTTTATAGGTTGTTTGCTAGCGGTTTTAAAGCCATTTTTTTGCCATTTTGCTAGCCACTCGTTTATGCCCTTTGCCGTGTAGCTACTATCTGTGAAAAGCTCCACTTCACAAGACTCTTTAAGTGCCTTTAAAGCGTTAATTGCAGCACTTAGCTCCATTTGGTTATTTGTGGTATTAGCCTTTGCGCCGCTTGCTTTTTTCTCGTGTTCTTTGTAGCGTAGGATATACGCCCAGCCGCCATTTCCAGGGTTTCCAAGACAGCTGCCATCGCAAAAAATCTGCACTTTTTTCACATATCCCCCTTTTGCTGTGAAAAACTCTCATCTTGTCTCAAAGTGGCATCTAGCTTAACACTAGCGATTTTTAGGCATTTTGGACAGCGAGCAAAAAACAGCGGAAGCTCGTTTTTACAAGCTAAGCAGGTGTATTTAAACTCCAATTTTGCCCCTAGGTTATTTTCTTTGGCAAGTTTAGCTAGCTTTATGCTAAACTTAAGATTTTCACATCCATTTTGCTCATCTGTGAAAAACTCGTTCCAAAACTCGCTCAAAGTATCTAGATCAAAGAGATCAGCGCACATTTGTAAGGGCGGCAACTCATCAGCACTTGGCTTTTCGTAGTTTTTGCTTTTTAGCTCGCAAATATATCTTTTAACAAGCGCTGTTTGGGGTAGGGTTTTTAGGGCTGTGATTTTATCCCCAGTGCTAAGGGCCGCAGATAAAAGCTCGCTAGCACCGATATAAGCACGCAAATCATCATCACAGCACCCCAAAGCAAAAAGCGCATCAAGGCAGGATTTAATCCCATCTTTATCCTTTAATTTTTCGTAGACAAAAAGCAGATGAAATAGCGCCTTCTCATCTCGTGGCTTTGCGCCAAGTAGCTCTTCAAGGCAGTCTTTGGCGTTTTTTAATAGGCCTGTTTTTATGTAGGCAAGTCCAAGGTCGCCTAGCAAGAGCATTTTTTCATCATGCCCTGCTTTTTTGATAGCTTTTTCGTAGAAATTAGCTGCTTTTTGCCAGTCGCCAAGCTTGGCAAAACCCGTGGCAATCACTGCTAGTTCAGGGCTTTCTAGGCTGCTTAGGGATTCTATGATTTTGCTATCATCTTGGCTGAATTTGGCTAAAAACTTATCAATGCTAGCATCTTTGCTTTTGCGAGAAAACACACCCCAAAAGTAGCTAAAAATCACCACCACAACGACACTTAGCACCAGTATAATCAGCCCAAAAATCGGATCTCTTGCATCAATAAATAAAAAGTCCATTTTCTGCCTTTATTTAGGGAATTTTAAAATTCCGTCCAAAATTTCGTCATTGCGAGGCTTTGAAAAAGCCGAAGCAATCTCGCTCAAGGCTTAATAAATGAGATTGCTTCGGTCGCTTTGCTCCCTCGCAATGACGGACATTCCGCAATGACGGAATTTTAGGGAATTCTAGAATTCCCTAGCCCACTAGATATTTTTTTGCCTCATCTTTGCTAGCAAATGCGCTAGTATTTATTAGCTCATCACCGATTTTTACTTCGTAGCATTTGCCGTTTTCGCTTTTGCCATAAGTAAGCGCAAAGCGTGCTGAGAGCTCACGCTCGCTCTCATTAGCACTTTTTGATACTAGCACAAAAGCACCTGTAAAGTTATCAATCTGCGCTTTCATATACTGCTTATTAAGCCCAGAGTTAAATAGCTCTAAAAGTGAGTTATTTTCTCTCTCATCTCGCCCTATAATCAGCTTTGCGCCATTTTCAAGTCGCAGGTGCCTGCCATAGCGCAGACTTTGAAGGTCAAGCTCGTCCATCTCTCGCCCCTTGCCCTCGTGTGCCATCCAGTCTTGAATTCTAGCACTAAATCCTTGATCTGTGTAGGGACAGCCCCCACCAGGACTAGCCCACTCGCTAAAGCCAAAGAGCGTGGCTAGCTCGGTTTGGCGAGCTCTTGAGCGACCATTTATTGCTTCAAGCTTTTCTCTATCTACAAAGCCTCTTAGCTCAGGCAGACTTGGTGGCAGCAGCTTAGCACACAGTGGGCGCAAAATAATCTCGCCGTTGCCTGAGAGCTTTTTTACTTGATTCATCGCTTCATTTCTTTGGCTCATAGGCCGCTGTCCTAAGACCTCACCAGAGATAACAAAGCTAGCCTTATGCTCTTCAAGCAGACAAATAGCTGTCTTAAACATATATCCGTGGCAGTCAATACAAGGATTAAACGCCTTTCCGTAGCCGTATTTTGGGCTAAAAAGCACATCGCGCAAATATTTATTTGTGATATTTACTCTCTCAAAACTAGCCCCAGCCTCAGCTGCCCTACGCTCTAAGGTCTTTAGCATATTCTCATCCCTGCTAAATCCTATATCAAAGTGCAGGGCATGAACCTCAATGCCTTGATTTGTAATAAGCTTAATTGCTAGCATGCTATCAAGCCCACCGCTAAAAAGCGCAAGTGCTTTCATCTACATTTCCTTTTTAAGTTTATCTATTGCTATGGTTAGTTCTCTTATTTTAGCAGCTTTATTATCCTCGCTACTATTTGCGATGCGATTTTTCTCACTTTCTAAAAAAGAACAAACCAGCCTATTAAGAGCTGATTTAAACTGTTTTGCGTCATAAAGCTCCAAGCTCTCATCTAGCTCCAAGCTGCGCAAAACACTCTCATCGCCGTTTACAAAAGCGTTATAATACCTAACATCCTTAAACATCTGCGCATTTAGAAGCGGCAAAGCGATTTTTTTATACTCATTATTTAGCAAGATATTTTTTAGCACGCTAAGGGCTAGGATATCACGCTTATTTGTGTTTTGGATATAGGCTTGGGGGTTTGGGATTTCATCTTGTGGGGCTTTAAATCTAGAATTCCTTAATGGCTTAAAGCTTCTAAAATTATTATTTATGCCCCAGTTTTGATTATTTTGCGGAATTTTAACATTTTTTTTAAGTGAAAAGTCATGCGGATTTATACCCAAAATCTGTGCTACCAAGGGCTCGTAAAAGCTGATAATCTCAGGTCTTAAAGCCCCTAAATACTCACGCAAAACATCAAGGGCTTTTATTTTATCCATGGGCGTTTGCAGGCTCATCGCAGCTGCTTTTTTTCTTAGCACGAACTCTACTAGCTCCACTCCACCTTTATAAAGGCTTGCTAGCTCGCTTTGTCTATTTGCTGCTACTAGCTCGGCTGGGTCTTTGCCGCCCTCTATCAATACCACTTTGCCATCTATGCTAGAACGACTTAGCAGCTCAGCTGAGCGAAGTGCGGCATTTTGACCTGCTGTATCGCTATCAAAGCTTAAAATTACTTTTATATTTTCTTTTTTTAATAGTGGCAAATGCTTTGGCGTAAGAGCGGTGCCAAGCACAGCCACAGCGTTAAAAAAGCCAGCTTGATGCAGCATAATACAATCCATATAGCCCTCACAAATGATCACCTCGCCACTTTTAAAAATAGCCGCTCTTGCCTTATCATAGCCATAAAGCACACGACTTTTATCAAAAATCTCGCTTTGAGGGCTGTTTATATACTTTGCTGGATGGTCGCTGATGGTGCGTCCACCAAAGCCCACAATAGAGCCTATATGATTATAGATTGGAAAGGTTATGCGGTTTGAAAAGCTTGCGTATACGCCACGCTCACTATTTTTTATCGCGCCAGCGCTAAAGGCTTTAATAGCTTCTATTTCGTTTTTTTGGAGTAAATTTATAGTGTTTTGGCTTGGCGGTGCCCAGCCAAGTTCGAACTTTTCTATCATTGCAGGGCTTAAAGCGCGCTCTTTTAGATAATTAAGCGCAGCAATATTTGCTGGGTTAAAAAGCTCGGTTTTATAATAATTGTTTAAAAGCTCTAAAATTTCTTTTAGGCTATTATCTTTTTTTTGTGTTTTTTCATTGCTGTATTCAAGCTCTATGCCAAACATACTAGCAAGCTTTTCTATAGCTTGTGGGTAGCTTAGCTTTTCGTATTCCATGACAAACTTTATCGCATCGCCTCCAGCCCCACAAGAAAAGCAGTGATAAAGACCTCTATTTGAGCTTACATGCATGCTAGGGCTTTTGTCACCATGAAAAGGACAAAGCCCCACAAGAGACGAGCCTGAGCGTTTTAGGCTTACATAAGCACCCACCACATCAGCTATATCAATGGAATTTCTTAAATGCTCTATACTTTTTTGTTCTATCATTTTTTTACTCTTTTGTGAGTAAAAATAGCATAATTTTGCTATAATTTTGCTTATGAAATTAACACATATAAATGAAAATGGCAATCCAAAAATGGTAAATGTCGGCGCAAAGAATATCACCGAGCGTCTAGCAATCGCCTCTGGGCGTATAAAAATGAGCAAAGTCACCTTTGAGCTAGCCCTGAGTGGTCAGGGCAAAAAGGGCCCAGTAGAACAAATCGCTATAATCTCAGCAATAATGGGAGCAAAGAAAACCAGCGAGCTTATTGCTATGGCTCATCCTATTTTGATTTCAGGCACGGACGCAGAGCTTATAGCTTTGCCTCATTTGCCTGGCTTTGAGCTAAGGGTCAAGGTTAGCACTAGCGGACAAACAGGCGTAGAGATGGAGGCACTTAGCGCTGTTAGCATAGGGCTTTTAAATCTTTATGATATGCTAAAAGCGGCTGAGAAAGGCATGGAGATTTTGGATATTTGCTTAGAGTATAAAAGTGGTGGCAAAAGTGGGGAGTGGCG of Campylobacter magnus contains these proteins:
- a CDS encoding UDP-N-acetylmuramate dehydrogenase → MKVDFSKFSSVKIGAELEVAELNEVCDFDGFIIGKACNLLVGAPKQALAMLGDKFDYIKLDNDILRIGAKTNARDIFAFAKKHDLKGFELCASVPGSLGGLIKMNAGLKGRSISDTLLEVRTSSATLSKDECGFAYRKSDIKGVIFEAVFRAVKGFDEGLLADFNEARKNQPKGASFGSIFKNPPNDSAGRLIEAVGLKGYKIGDCELSAKHANFLINHGKGSFDEAFWLINLAKSKVKESFGIELETEVVILN
- the fliQ gene encoding flagellar biosynthesis protein FliQ, giving the protein MQNDLVGLGVETFKIALMLALPMLLAGLVAGLIISIFQATTQINEMTLSFVPKILLVVVILIFLMPWMMNEMMDFTRGVLNRIPTFIQ
- a CDS encoding menaquinone biosynthesis family protein, whose protein sequence is MNKFSKNISVAHSPDADDIFMYAAIAFGWASDERLKLSAKADDIESLNLSCLKGIYDVCAISFGLYPHISSDYALLDTATSFGRGYGPKLIVKKNAVLKRNFKVALSGKHTSNALLFSIAYPDARAVYMNFLDIEKAVLSGQVDAGVLIHESILDFSDELRVERELWDIWCELAGTEKLPLPLGGMAIRRSLPLNDAIATQNLLKKAVILARAHKNTLSAMLLERGVVRVDDKNLAKYLELYANDESIELSEVQIEALDKFFELGYTHGFYSQKIKTSDYLVPSEYLDIRNS
- the recA gene encoding recombinase RecA, which translates into the protein MDENKKKSLELAIKQIDKQFGKGTILRMGDREIEPIDAINTGSLGLDLALGIGGVPKGRIVEIYGPESSGKTTLTLHLIAQCQKAGGVCAFVDAEHALDPNYAKNLGVDIDNLYISQPDFGEQALDVVETLARSGAVDLIVVDSVAALTPKNEIDGDMGDQHVGLQARLMSQALRKLTSVVHKMGSTVIFINQIRMKIGAMGYGTPETTTGGNALKFYSSVRIDVRRIATLKQGEDPVGNRVRVKVVKNKVAPPFKQAEFDIMFGEGISREGELMDYGVKLDIIDKSGAWFSYGSTKLGQGRENAKAFLKENEAIATEIENKIRENIGDALSGSAEPDEGENNE
- the eno gene encoding phosphopyruvate hydratase, translating into MSKIANISALEVFDSRGNPTVQARITLESGVSASAIVPSGASTGKREALELRDGDANRLNKKGVLKAVENVNTLIAEKLKGQCVFNQAKIDSTMLALDGTDNYSKLGANAVLGVSMAAARAAASELNIPLYRYLGGANARILPVPMLNIINGGAHANNNIDFQEFMIMPFGFASFKDAFCAAATIYANLKGILGSSGQSTAVGDEGGFAPNFASNEEAIKVIMEAIEKSGYKAGEQIKIALDVAASEFYENGVYNFGGKSHSSDEMIALYSDLVAKYPIFSIEDGLSEDDWEGWAKLTKALGAKTQLVGDDLFVTNTKILARGIEAGVANAILIKPNQIGSVSQTMGAVRLAQRSGYRTIMSHRSGESEDSFIADFAVALNTAQIKTGSTARSDRMAKYNRLLEIEHESDGEYLGHEI
- a CDS encoding septum formation initiator, with the translated sequence MSEILDHLPKQRRKKNTKALLAYGAMAVCVIFAGWYIGNILFGARGLDVMLDLHAKREQLSKQVSELQQENAKLQKDYFELIGLDPERN
- a CDS encoding AMIN domain-containing protein — protein: MKYLYLLACLLPLLAFGRDNPFISTTLADSNTTNIITKLAGFSQTSVNLPSDARELEAVVVVYKSVDGSLKEKRVDIRASFDWRDTIYISRQAMPKNGEVVDVSVTAQGNITEARAITNLTEGPPLQALATPSQKTPLASADIVAGRINAYANKIVINTPDLLLKSYDKGSRIVMDFEKKSKFLTHSREFGNKTPLRRATVGSHGKFYRVVLELDKKYKYSIRQNSSSYTIWLGK